In Thermoplasmata archaeon, a single genomic region encodes these proteins:
- a CDS encoding 50S ribosomal protein L3, which yields MATPNHSRRGSMGYYPRKRAKKIVPTISTWPELDEGPKVQGFAGYKAGMTHVVVVDWRKKSTTANQEIVLPVTVIEVPPMKVCGIRFYERTTYGLSIFEEVWAANLDKELSRKISIPKKASEKDLKDLDRSRVEEIRLIVYTQPHLVSSLPKKRPEIMEVQVGGGKMDDKIDYAIKLLGKEISFSDFSEPGKFVDVIAVTKGKGFQGAVKRFGVKLLPRKNRKHKRMVGTLGPWHPNYVMNTVPMAGQMGYQQRTEYNKRIIYYSNNNGESITPAGGFLNYGIVKNSYILVHGSVPGAVKRIIRFRDPIRMSGENVKDIKITYISRESKQGV from the coding sequence ATGGCAACACCAAATCATTCTAGGAGAGGCTCTATGGGATACTATCCCAGAAAAAGAGCCAAAAAGATAGTGCCAACAATATCTACTTGGCCTGAATTAGATGAAGGACCGAAAGTTCAAGGATTTGCAGGATATAAGGCGGGAATGACCCATGTAGTAGTAGTGGACTGGAGAAAGAAAAGCACTACTGCAAACCAGGAGATAGTTTTACCGGTGACGGTAATAGAAGTTCCGCCAATGAAAGTGTGCGGTATAAGGTTTTATGAGCGCACAACGTATGGGTTAAGCATTTTTGAAGAAGTATGGGCTGCAAACTTGGACAAAGAGTTATCAAGAAAGATCAGCATACCAAAAAAAGCGAGTGAAAAAGATTTAAAAGATCTGGATAGAAGCAGGGTTGAAGAAATAAGGCTCATTGTTTATACGCAACCTCATCTCGTATCTTCACTGCCTAAAAAGAGGCCGGAGATTATGGAGGTACAGGTTGGGGGCGGTAAGATGGATGATAAAATAGATTATGCAATTAAGTTACTGGGAAAAGAGATATCTTTTTCTGATTTTTCAGAACCTGGAAAATTTGTAGATGTAATTGCAGTTACAAAAGGGAAAGGATTTCAGGGGGCAGTAAAAAGATTTGGAGTGAAACTATTACCCAGAAAGAACAGGAAACACAAAAGGATGGTTGGAACACTAGGGCCTTGGCATCCTAACTATGTTATGAACACTGTACCTATGGCCGGGCAGATGGGGTATCAGCAAAGGACTGAATACAATAAGAGAATAATTTATTATTCTAACAATAACGGAGAATCAATAACTCCAGCAGGAGGGTTCTTGAATTATGGAATTGTAAAAAACTCATATATCCTAGTTCATGGATCGGTGCCTGGAGCAGTGAAGCGAATTATCAGATTTAGAGATCCTATCAGAATGTCTGGAGAGAATGTGAAAGATATCAAGATAACATATATTTCAAGAGAATCTAAACAAGGAGTGTGA